The Benincasa hispida cultivar B227 chromosome 11, ASM972705v1, whole genome shotgun sequence genome has a segment encoding these proteins:
- the LOC120090680 gene encoding uncharacterized protein LOC120090680, which produces MKRFLETCNSFVIPGITPEAIRLSLFPYSLRDDAKQWVSSLEPGEITTWEKLVEKFMQKYFPHTTNARRRREIMNFEQEEAETLSVAWERFKELVNNYPNNGLPLTIQMEMFYGGLNRALQMAADAAAAVGLMDKSYIEAKEILYRIAKHKMEWVDDTYDGRADRKKRSQNVNSIDSNAIATLFSQVATMTSLLQNITLGNTSNLQKVNQVEAFGQPMVSCVGCGDPHSYADCPHNPQSICVIKNNPFFNTYNLGWKNHPNFSWSGGNHQKHHPGANQQ; this is translated from the coding sequence ATGAAACGTTTCCTGGAAACGTGtaattcatttgtgattcctggaatcacccCAGAGGCGATCAGGCTATCTTTGTTCCCCTATTCTTTGCGTGATGACGCAAAGCAATGGGTGAGCTCACTAGAGCCTGGTGAAATCACCACCTGGGagaagttagtggaaaaatttatgcaaaaatacttcccacATACCACCAACGCGAGGAGGCGTCGAGAGattatgaattttgaacaagaagaagctgAAACCTTAAGCGTCGCATGGGAGCGTTTTAAGGAATTGGTCAATAATTACCCAAACAATGGACTACCTCTAACTATCCAAATGGAGATGTTTTATGGAGGATTGAATAGAGCATTGCAAATGGCAGCAGACGCAGCAGCGGCTGTTGGACTTATGGACAAATCTTACATTGAGGCTAAAGAGATATTATACCGCATTGCTAAGCACAAGATGGAATGGGTGGACGATACGTATGATGGAAGAGCTGATAGGAAGAAGAGATCTCAGAACGTTAATTCTATCGATTCCAACGCAATAGCCACACTTTTTTCTCAAGTGGCTACGATGACCAGCCTTTTGCAGAACATAACGCTAGGAAACACATCAAATCTGCAGAAGGTGAATCAAGTAGAGGCGTTTGGGCAGCCTATGGTTAGCTGTGTGGGTTGTGGAGATCCTCACTCCTATGCGGATTGCCCACATAATCCTCAGTCAATATGTGTCattaaaaacaacccattttTCAATACATATAATCTTGGATGGaaaaaccatccaaatttttcttggtCAGGAGGAAATCATCAGAAGCACCACCCAGGGGCGAACCAACAGTAA